A stretch of Microbacterium caowuchunii DNA encodes these proteins:
- a CDS encoding 4Fe-4S single cluster domain-containing protein, with translation MSSNASLRVSRVLHDVTAEGPARRSAIWVQGCSIRCLGCINPNLFNPSGGHLIYPEVVIRDALAKNVEGLTLLGGEPFDQAAQCADLARRAHKAGLGVICFTGYTHETLQSDDARALLNDVDLLVDGPYLSDEPESNRSLVGSTNQRFIHLTPRYEDFDPTKSKNRLELRVTAAGTVEVAGFLTERDLTQFGTALDTRRVARKAAPSSALGGSAR, from the coding sequence TTGAGTTCTAACGCCTCACTCCGTGTCTCCCGTGTCCTTCACGACGTCACCGCCGAGGGACCGGCCCGCCGCTCAGCCATCTGGGTGCAAGGGTGCAGCATCCGCTGCCTCGGCTGCATCAATCCGAACCTCTTCAATCCCTCCGGGGGCCATCTCATATACCCGGAAGTAGTTATCCGCGACGCCCTCGCCAAGAACGTCGAAGGACTCACACTCCTCGGGGGCGAACCGTTCGATCAGGCCGCGCAATGCGCGGACCTCGCACGCCGCGCACACAAGGCAGGACTCGGCGTCATTTGCTTCACCGGCTACACCCATGAGACCCTTCAGAGCGACGATGCGCGAGCGCTGCTTAACGATGTCGACCTCCTCGTCGATGGGCCTTACCTGTCGGACGAACCTGAGTCGAACCGCTCCCTAGTCGGCTCAACGAACCAGAGATTTATCCATCTCACCCCTCGGTACGAAGACTTCGATCCGACGAAATCGAAGAATCGACTGGAACTGCGAGTGACCGCAGCCGGCACGGTGGAAGTGGCAGGCTTCTTGACCGAGCGTGACCTGACGCAATTCGGCACGGCGCTGGACACTCGTCGGGTCGCGCGCAAAGCCGCTCCCAGCTCAGCCCTGGGGGGCTCCGCTCGATAG
- a CDS encoding helix-hairpin-helix domain-containing protein has product MRTPEELLCSRKWRLAHSWWLLFGFFPFAILAWVGYLIIGIKARNWKWLLISGTLLAWIVLWFVWAGSWSAVEKYAPHPDPVSNAWWGWLGVAVWLGNAFALQWFVNRQWLVWRAHYRKKVWYRDATATQIAPAPAAGSTTAPSIIDNALASGAPVTSAPRPQPAARPELNHPSATRPAPSLPPQPSGSPTSGASTVFDLNTASRKELASLPGVNDAWADHIVATRERIGGFKDTSELVTAASMQPHFFALVREHLEIRAGRPSAPTPEAPSSGRRLEF; this is encoded by the coding sequence ATGAGAACGCCTGAGGAACTCCTCTGCAGCCGCAAGTGGCGCCTCGCCCACAGCTGGTGGCTCCTCTTCGGGTTCTTCCCGTTTGCCATCCTCGCCTGGGTCGGATACCTAATCATCGGAATCAAGGCTCGCAACTGGAAGTGGCTGCTGATTTCAGGCACCCTTCTCGCGTGGATCGTCTTGTGGTTCGTTTGGGCCGGATCGTGGAGCGCCGTCGAGAAGTACGCCCCTCACCCGGACCCGGTCAGCAATGCGTGGTGGGGATGGCTGGGCGTCGCGGTATGGCTTGGAAACGCCTTTGCGCTGCAATGGTTCGTGAACCGGCAATGGCTCGTGTGGCGTGCTCATTACCGCAAGAAAGTCTGGTATCGAGACGCCACCGCGACGCAGATAGCACCTGCCCCGGCAGCTGGCTCAACGACTGCTCCGAGCATCATCGACAACGCCCTCGCCAGCGGCGCACCAGTGACGTCAGCACCCCGACCGCAACCCGCCGCACGCCCCGAACTGAACCATCCCTCGGCGACGCGCCCGGCTCCGAGCCTGCCCCCGCAGCCCAGCGGCTCGCCCACGAGCGGCGCGTCCACGGTGTTCGATTTGAACACAGCGAGCCGCAAAGAACTCGCCTCGCTCCCGGGAGTCAACGACGCTTGGGCGGATCACATTGTCGCCACGCGCGAACGAATCGGCGGCTTCAAAGACACCTCCGAGCTCGTCACCGCCGCCAGCATGCAGCCCCACTTTTTCGCACTCGTGCGAGAGCACCTCGAGATCCGAGCCGGTCGTCCTTCTGCGCCCACGCCGGAGGCCCCCTCCAGTGGGCGGCGCCTTGAGTTCTAA
- a CDS encoding DUF2997 domain-containing protein: MMPRRLEVSVRPDGTITAEASGTPGPDCLDSLDQLRSMLNAQVAESKPTPEFSGATTITRATGHEAIYRHGENHENA, translated from the coding sequence ATGATGCCACGACGACTAGAGGTATCCGTACGCCCCGACGGAACCATCACCGCTGAGGCAAGCGGCACACCCGGCCCCGACTGTCTCGACAGCCTCGACCAGCTGCGCTCCATGCTGAATGCCCAGGTCGCCGAATCCAAACCCACCCCCGAGTTCTCGGGCGCGACAACGATTACCCGCGCCACGGGCCACGAGGCAATCTACCGTCACGGAGAGAATCATGAGAACGCCTGA